Proteins encoded by one window of Candidatus Pacearchaeota archaeon:
- a CDS encoding acetate--CoA ligase family protein: MEILSFEETKKILLKYKLPFCRTEIFNSKEKALLFAKQIGFPIVLKIHAQKIFHKSEVGGVKVNIKNEEEFSVAWDEIEKNIKGKNIEGVLVQEMVSGNEIAIGMKRDSQFGPVLMFGLGGIFIEIIKDVAFRIAPIDREEAIKMIKETKGFEILNGARGKKKVDLINIAETIVNLSNLSLKEEKIQSIDFNPVIVTDKQVLIADFRIIV, translated from the coding sequence ATGGAAATATTAAGTTTTGAAGAAACTAAAAAAATTCTCTTAAAATATAAGCTCCCTTTCTGTAGAACGGAGATTTTTAATTCAAAAGAAAAAGCATTATTGTTTGCAAAACAAATAGGCTTTCCGATTGTGTTAAAAATTCACGCTCAAAAGATATTTCATAAGTCTGAGGTTGGGGGAGTGAAGGTAAATATTAAAAATGAGGAAGAATTTAGTGTTGCCTGGGATGAAATTGAAAAAAATATTAAAGGGAAGAACATTGAAGGAGTATTAGTTCAGGAAATGGTTTCTGGAAATGAAATTGCTATTGGCATGAAAAGAGATTCTCAATTTGGTCCTGTTCTAATGTTTGGATTAGGAGGAATATTTATCGAAATAATTAAAGACGTTGCTTTTAGAATTGCTCCGATTGACAGAGAAGAAGCAATCAAAATGATAAAGGAAACAAAAGGATTTGAGATATTAAATGGAGCGAGAGGAAAGAAGAAAGTTGATTTAATAAATATTGCCGAAACAATAGTCAATCTTTCTAATCTTTCTCTTAAAGAAGAAAAGATTCAATCAATTGATTTCAATCCAGTTATAGTTACAGATAAGCAAGTATTGATTGCTGATTTTAGAATAATTGTATGA